The genomic stretch CTCTccgtgtgtctgtgtgtgtgtctctccgtgtgtctgtgtgtgtgtctctccgtgtgtctgtgtgtgtgtctctccgtgtgtctgtgtgtgtgtgtgtctgtctgtgtgtgtgtgtgtctgtctgtgtgtgtgtgtgtctgtctgtgtgtctgtctgtgtgtctgtctgtgtgtctgtctatgtgtgtgtgtctgtctgtgtgtgtgtctgtctgtgtgtctctgtctgtgtgtctctgtctgtgtgtctctgtctgtgtgtctctgtctgtgtgtgtgtgtgtgtctgtgtgtgtgtgtgtctgtgtgtgtgtgtgtctgtgtgtgtgtgtgtctgtgtgtctgtgtgtgtctgtgtgtgtctgtgtgtgtctgtgtgtgtctgtgtctgtgtctgtgtctgtgtctgtgtctgtgtctgtgtctgtgtgtgtgtctgtgtgtgtctgtgtgtgtctgtgtgtgtctgtgtgtgtctgtgtgtgtctgtgtctgtgtgtgtctgtgtgtgtctgtgtgtgtctgtgtgtgtctgtgtgtgtctgtgtgtgtctgtgtgtgtgtgtgtctgtgtgtgtgtgtgtctgtgtgtgtgtgtgtctgtgtgtgtgtgtgtctgtgtgtgtgtgtgtctgtgtgtgtgtgtctgtgtgtgtgtgtgtgtgtgtgtgtgtctgtgtgtgtgtgtgtctgtgtctgtctgtgtctgtgtctgtctgtgtctgtgtgtgtgtgtgtctgtgtgtgtgtgtgtctgtgtgtgtgtgtctgtgtgtctgtgtgtgtgtctgtgtgtctgtctgtgtgtctgtctgtgtgtct from Phalacrocorax aristotelis chromosome 4, bGulAri2.1, whole genome shotgun sequence encodes the following:
- the LOC142056870 gene encoding uncharacterized protein LOC142056870 — protein: CVCLCVCVSVCVSVCVSVCVSVYVCVSVCVCVCLCVSVCVSLSVCLCLCVSVCVCVCVCVCVCLCVCVSVCVCVCVSVCVCVCLCVSVCVCVCVCVCVCVCVCVCVCVCVCLCVSVCVCVCLCVSVSVCVCVCLCVSVCVCVCLCVSVCVCVCVCVCLCVCVSVCVCVCVCVCLCVCVCVCVCVCVCLCVCVSVSVCVCVCLCLCVCVSVCVCVCVCVSVCLCVCLCVCLCVCLCVCLCLCVCLCLCVCLCLSVCVCLSVSVCVCLCVCVCVCVSVCVCLCIFTREDINHGKGEVKRECLAASVIQT